Proteins from a genomic interval of Rhodospirillaceae bacterium:
- a CDS encoding zinc-dependent alcohol dehydrogenase family protein gives MYTVAIQSFGGADVFKEMQLPEPLLKPGHMLVTVKATSVNPVDCKIRSRGPQELAPDFPAVLHGDFAGIVTKIGKGVKGFKIGDEVYGCAGGLKGLNGALADLMLVDSLLIAHKPPSLSFAEAAALPLVGLTAWEGLFDKAKIQKGQTILVHGATGGVGHIAIQLAKWAGAKVYTTVSSKEKAEIARNLGASQVINYREETVSSYVQRLTKGQGFDIVFDTIGGANMEKSFAAAAHYGQVIAIQSSGQAGYDLKMMQAKSLSLHFVFMLLPMLRNIGRAHHGDILTQLAGLVEQGQVRPLIDHVRFTFAQIGAAHEYLESGKAVGKVVVTRQ, from the coding sequence ATGTATACGGTCGCGATTCAATCATTCGGAGGAGCGGATGTTTTTAAGGAAATGCAATTGCCGGAACCCCTATTAAAGCCGGGACATATGTTGGTGACAGTGAAAGCCACCAGCGTCAACCCGGTTGATTGTAAAATTCGCAGCCGCGGGCCGCAAGAATTAGCGCCTGATTTTCCGGCCGTTTTGCATGGGGATTTTGCAGGCATCGTCACCAAAATCGGCAAGGGGGTCAAGGGTTTTAAAATCGGCGATGAAGTATATGGGTGTGCGGGTGGGTTAAAGGGATTAAATGGCGCTTTAGCGGATTTGATGTTGGTTGATTCGCTCCTAATCGCCCATAAGCCCCCATCACTTTCATTTGCCGAGGCGGCGGCTTTGCCTTTGGTCGGGTTAACCGCATGGGAGGGGTTATTTGACAAGGCCAAAATCCAAAAAGGCCAAACAATTTTGGTGCATGGGGCAACCGGCGGAGTTGGTCATATTGCCATCCAATTGGCCAAATGGGCAGGTGCTAAAGTTTACACGACGGTCTCCAGTAAAGAAAAGGCGGAAATCGCCCGCAATTTGGGGGCAAGCCAAGTGATCAATTACCGAGAAGAAACGGTCAGTTCTTATGTTCAGCGACTGACAAAGGGCCAGGGGTTCGACATTGTCTTTGACACGATTGGCGGAGCGAATATGGAAAAATCCTTTGCCGCCGCTGCCCATTACGGTCAGGTCATCGCTATCCAATCCAGTGGCCAGGCAGGCTACGATTTGAAAATGATGCAAGCAAAATCCTTAAGCCTGCATTTCGTTTTCATGCTATTGCCGATGCTGAGAAATATTGGCCGTGCCCATCATGGTGATATTTTAACCCAATTGGCCGGTTTGGTTGAGCAGGGGCAGGTGCGCCCCTTAATCGATCACGTCCGTTTCACATTTGCACAAATAGGCGCCGCCCATGAATATCTGGAATCCGGCAAGGCTGTGGGTAAAGTGGTCGTGACGCGGCAGTGA
- a CDS encoding helix-turn-helix transcriptional regulator, protein MKLISDDEPFGCTVEATLSVIGGRWKPVILFRLMAGTQRFGELKKTISGITQRMLTNQLRELERDGIIKRQVYAEVPPKVEYSLTILGRSLEQILHAMKNWGAEYLGQNRGA, encoded by the coding sequence ATGAAACTAATATCTGATGATGAACCTTTCGGCTGTACGGTGGAAGCCACTCTTTCCGTGATTGGAGGACGTTGGAAACCGGTGATTCTGTTCCGGCTGATGGCGGGAACACAGCGTTTCGGTGAATTGAAAAAAACGATTTCGGGCATCACCCAACGCATGTTGACCAACCAATTGCGGGAATTGGAGCGGGATGGCATTATTAAACGCCAAGTATATGCTGAAGTGCCGCCCAAGGTTGAATATTCCCTGACAATTTTGGGACGGTCTTTGGAGCAGATTTTACACGCAATGAAGAATTGGGGAGCAGAATATTTGGGTCAAAATAGAGGCGCATAA
- a CDS encoding CbtA family protein, producing MQKILLTALIAGCLAGLLVFAIQSFKLTPLILQAEIYEEADAATPATSPETGIQAHQHAEDAWEPANGFERNAYRLLADLGVGIGFALILISAFILRGDPVDGKRGVLWGLAGFAVFSLAPGFGLPPELPATLAGGLTARQIWWLATVLATAFGLYALIFGKSPIFKAAGVAVLALPHLIGAPQPPLGGVVPTELNAQFAAASLATMAIFWVVLGGLSGWLYAKQSANNGRLIGKF from the coding sequence ATGCAGAAAATCTTACTCACGGCGTTGATTGCCGGATGTTTGGCAGGTTTATTAGTCTTCGCCATCCAAAGTTTCAAATTAACCCCCCTGATTTTGCAAGCCGAAATATATGAAGAGGCGGATGCCGCCACGCCAGCAACCTCCCCTGAAACGGGGATCCAAGCCCATCAACATGCGGAAGACGCCTGGGAACCAGCCAATGGGTTTGAACGCAATGCGTACCGCTTGCTGGCCGATTTGGGGGTTGGCATTGGTTTTGCCTTGATCTTGATCAGCGCCTTTATCCTAAGGGGTGACCCGGTTGATGGCAAACGCGGGGTTTTATGGGGGCTGGCTGGCTTTGCCGTATTCTCCCTTGCTCCCGGTTTTGGTTTGCCGCCAGAGTTGCCCGCCACCTTGGCGGGTGGGTTAACCGCCCGCCAAATCTGGTGGTTGGCCACTGTGTTAGCCACGGCGTTTGGGTTATATGCCTTGATATTTGGCAAATCACCTATTTTTAAAGCCGCTGGCGTTGCTGTCCTGGCATTGCCGCATCTTATTGGCGCCCCTCAACCACCTTTGGGTGGGGTGGTGCCGACCGAACTGAATGCCCAATTCGCCGCTGCCTCACTTGCCACCATGGCCATATTCTGGGTGGTGTTGGGCGGGTTAAGCGGGTGGCTGTATGCAAAGCAGAGTGCCAACAATGGCAGGTTGATCGGTAAATTTTAA
- a CDS encoding CbtB-domain containing protein: MDILNVSQPADSRVQADRSKIAALATLSLGALFIFIIGFSHIDVLHNAAHDTRHAAGFPCH, translated from the coding sequence ATGGATATTTTGAACGTTTCCCAACCCGCCGACAGCCGGGTGCAGGCGGATAGAAGCAAAATTGCGGCCCTGGCAACTCTTTCCTTGGGCGCCTTGTTCATTTTCATCATCGGGTTTTCCCACATCGATGTGCTGCATAACGCCGCCCATGATACCCGCCATGCGGCTGGTTTCCCCTGTCATTAG
- a CDS encoding MFS transporter: MLTLSGLMIVVLQLPMTQLMERYPGGAIASLGTFLLCAGFAILPFSTAGWFAFFSVIIWTLGEIMLYPPVLGLVMARAEKGKAGHYLGIYHSLFSLVHFSAAPIGTAIYGIWGGSVLWHISGAVGLAATIFMWIGTRLRG; encoded by the coding sequence ATGTTAACATTGTCTGGCCTGATGATCGTTGTCTTGCAGCTGCCCATGACGCAGCTGATGGAACGTTATCCAGGCGGGGCTATAGCCAGCTTGGGCACATTCCTGCTTTGTGCGGGTTTTGCCATATTGCCCTTTTCAACGGCCGGTTGGTTTGCTTTTTTCTCGGTCATCATATGGACGCTGGGCGAAATCATGTTGTATCCACCCGTGTTGGGATTGGTGATGGCGCGGGCGGAAAAAGGCAAGGCCGGTCATTATCTTGGGATTTATCATTCGTTATTTTCTCTTGTTCATTTCAGCGCTGCCCCGATTGGCACGGCCATTTATGGTATTTGGGGCGGGTCTGTGCTTTGGCATATATCCGGTGCGGTTGGCCTTGCTGCAACCATTTTCATGTGGATTGGCACGCGGTTGCGGGGATAA
- a CDS encoding MFS transporter: protein MGLFDGAYRPHFNSIIMHLCSPTERSRSYSLYLIGINVGFSVAGAVGGLLANVNYHYIFVVNGLLVAAAGLLMHQAIPASISLKEKQNHNKAVGEGGAAANPYKDFGFMLICISVLLSFLVSNQIGSTYSVYLTDFYHISPSSTG from the coding sequence ATGGGTCTGTTCGATGGGGCGTACCGGCCCCACTTCAATAGCATTATCATGCATTTATGTTCGCCAACCGAACGGTCCCGCTCTTATTCGCTGTATCTGATAGGGATCAATGTGGGTTTTTCAGTTGCTGGTGCGGTGGGCGGATTGCTCGCCAACGTCAACTATCATTATATCTTCGTGGTTAATGGACTTTTGGTGGCAGCAGCCGGGTTGCTGATGCATCAGGCTATACCTGCAAGCATAAGCCTGAAGGAAAAACAAAATCACAACAAGGCGGTGGGTGAGGGCGGGGCCGCTGCAAACCCCTATAAGGATTTTGGGTTTATGCTGATCTGCATATCCGTCCTTTTAAGTTTTTTGGTATCTAATCAAATTGGTTCCACCTATTCGGTTTACCTGACGGATTTTTATCATATCAGCCCCTCCTCTACGGGCTGA
- a CDS encoding DUF4102 domain-containing protein, with protein sequence MLLTDIKIKNAKPLAKPYKLGDGEAMFLYVHPSGSKYWRLKYRFASKEKLLA encoded by the coding sequence ATGTTATTAACAGATATCAAAATAAAAAATGCTAAACCTTTGGCCAAACCCTACAAACTAGGGGATGGGGAAGCGATGTTCCTGTATGTCCATCCGTCAGGCAGTAAATATTGGCGCTTGAAATACCGATTTGCTAGCAAAGAAAAACTATTAGCTTGA
- a CDS encoding 4-(cytidine 5'-diphospho)-2-C-methyl-D-erythritol kinase, with translation MENGLSGHAFAKVNLFLHVTGKRPDGLHLLDSLVVFAGIGDSLRLLPDPQVSLKINGPFADVLKTEPNNIILKAFRLLQDYLSSGRVMRGGQITLTKRLPVSSGIGGGSSDAATMMKLCAQLWEMQFNPVEWRQMGLSLGADVPVCLAGQPRRMQGIGELLFKTPAIPPCWLVLVNPLVAVPTAAVFKQRQHQAFSPPAIPFPEEGWANAQVFADYLKSCRNDLMVPALELQPVIVGVLQALQKTSSLLNRMSGSGATCWGLFAHEGEARQAAAALSTKYRDWWVAAAPVLDNTDTLALDGNQYVSSEAVTNQLGAKEKSSAQRKYARISG, from the coding sequence ATGGAAAACGGGCTAAGCGGCCATGCCTTTGCCAAGGTTAATCTTTTTTTGCATGTTACCGGCAAACGCCCCGATGGGTTGCATTTACTGGACAGCCTGGTGGTTTTTGCGGGGATTGGCGATAGTTTGCGTTTGTTGCCTGATCCGCAGGTTTCTTTAAAAATCAACGGCCCTTTTGCTGATGTGCTAAAAACTGAACCCAATAATATTATCTTAAAGGCCTTTCGTTTATTGCAGGATTATTTGTCATCAGGGCGGGTGATGCGCGGCGGCCAAATCACCTTGACCAAAAGATTGCCGGTGTCTTCGGGCATCGGTGGCGGTTCATCAGATGCGGCGACCATGATGAAGTTATGTGCCCAGTTGTGGGAGATGCAGTTCAACCCCGTGGAATGGCGGCAAATGGGATTAAGCCTGGGGGCGGATGTGCCGGTTTGCCTGGCAGGACAGCCAAGGCGCATGCAGGGGATAGGTGAGTTGCTTTTTAAAACACCTGCTATCCCGCCCTGTTGGCTGGTGTTGGTTAACCCGTTGGTTGCGGTGCCAACCGCGGCTGTTTTTAAACAACGCCAGCATCAGGCATTTTCACCCCCGGCTATCCCATTCCCGGAAGAAGGTTGGGCGAATGCCCAGGTTTTTGCCGATTATTTGAAATCATGCCGGAATGATTTAATGGTGCCTGCCTTGGAATTGCAACCGGTGATTGTAGGTGTGTTGCAAGCCTTGCAAAAAACCAGCTCTTTGTTAAACAGGATGTCGGGTAGCGGGGCAACTTGTTGGGGGCTTTTCGCCCATGAGGGGGAAGCGCGCCAGGCAGCCGCGGCCTTATCAACAAAATATCGCGATTGGTGGGTGGCGGCAGCCCCTGTTTTAGATAATACAGATACGCTTGCCTTAGATGGCAATCAATATGTGTCTAGTGAAGCGGTCACCAATCAATTGGGTGCTAAGGAAAAGTCATCTGCTCAGAGAAAGTATGCACGCATCTCGGGCTAA
- a CDS encoding tetratricopeptide repeat protein gives MIGFASKRSWFVLVVVMLSVWQSPAGAQPIYKNIPSATEGYLPGYFAMGAQDYQSAAGFFKLLFQQQPRDIAIQRQLFLALCQIGQTKEAGALVESLRKENIDFPLLHLVAGVNSLTHDSKREGIATAEAEFKALQNQKDDFFKTFSTFLQLWTGVMTSSQTSPFAIDLAWAEQKLQSLRDRRGLAEMYWLNLGIIAELAGKNEQADHFYKQLWQAAPNPSLRTLEIIGIFYARYNPTAANPVVLKLQQQLTVLGRDPKVLNLINILNTPELLPPKAINSAEQGMAELFFNFAGVLSQRQEGELAVPIYWLALELRPDLSQARLALASTLQQMGRFDEALVQYRQIGETSYFSPLAQFQVAVIFSGQNKPEEALTQLRQLSAIYPEWITLYNFRADLLRGQKRFVEAIPFYDQALKLTEQLMLQNPNSIEIKKALAGLYFSRGIAYASSKQLPLGEADFQKSIDLVPNIAPVLNYLAYSWADQGIKLDQALQMLRKADQLEPDQGYILDSIGWAYYRLKQYDQAVAYLERAIVLEPMEAEINDHLGDIYWAINRKREALFQWQRALRFNPEPETIPLIQQKIQQGLPK, from the coding sequence ATGATTGGTTTTGCCTCCAAGAGATCTTGGTTCGTGTTGGTTGTTGTTATGCTTTCGGTTTGGCAGTCCCCAGCAGGCGCCCAGCCCATCTATAAAAATATCCCTTCGGCAACTGAGGGTTATTTACCCGGGTATTTTGCGATGGGCGCACAAGATTATCAATCGGCTGCCGGTTTTTTTAAGCTGTTGTTTCAACAACAGCCTAGGGATATAGCTATCCAGCGCCAATTATTCCTGGCTCTTTGCCAGATTGGGCAAACCAAGGAAGCAGGGGCACTGGTGGAATCGCTGCGCAAAGAAAATATTGATTTTCCGCTATTGCATTTGGTGGCGGGTGTCAACTCCTTGACCCATGATTCGAAAAGGGAAGGGATTGCCACGGCAGAAGCAGAATTTAAAGCTTTGCAAAACCAAAAAGATGATTTTTTTAAAACATTTTCTACCTTCCTGCAGCTTTGGACAGGTGTTATGACGTCTAGCCAAACATCGCCGTTTGCAATCGATTTGGCATGGGCAGAACAAAAATTGCAATCTTTAAGAGATCGCCGGGGGTTGGCTGAAATGTACTGGCTGAATTTAGGGATCATTGCCGAACTGGCTGGTAAAAACGAGCAGGCTGATCATTTTTACAAACAATTATGGCAGGCCGCTCCAAACCCATCCTTACGTACACTGGAAATTATAGGAATCTTTTATGCCCGTTATAACCCCACCGCTGCCAATCCGGTCGTGCTGAAATTACAGCAACAGCTGACGGTTTTAGGGCGCGACCCTAAAGTGTTAAATCTGATCAACATCTTAAATACACCAGAGTTGCTGCCGCCTAAGGCCATCAATTCAGCAGAGCAGGGGATGGCCGAATTATTTTTCAACTTTGCTGGCGTGTTAAGTCAGCGACAGGAGGGGGAATTAGCTGTGCCGATTTATTGGCTGGCGTTGGAATTGCGGCCGGATTTAAGCCAAGCCCGGCTGGCGCTGGCGTCCACTTTACAGCAGATGGGCCGTTTTGATGAGGCCTTGGTACAATATCGCCAAATAGGGGAAACATCTTATTTCTCGCCATTAGCGCAATTTCAAGTGGCGGTGATTTTTTCGGGGCAAAATAAACCTGAAGAAGCCTTAACCCAATTGCGGCAATTATCTGCCATTTATCCGGAATGGATCACGCTTTACAATTTCAGGGCAGACCTTTTGCGTGGGCAAAAACGTTTTGTGGAAGCAATACCTTTCTATGATCAGGCGCTTAAGCTTACGGAGCAGTTAATGCTACAAAACCCGAACTCAATCGAGATCAAAAAAGCTTTAGCTGGATTATATTTCAGCCGGGGGATCGCTTATGCAAGCTCGAAGCAATTGCCATTGGGGGAAGCTGATTTTCAAAAATCCATCGACTTAGTCCCCAACATCGCCCCGGTGCTCAACTACTTGGCTTATAGCTGGGCGGATCAAGGGATAAAATTAGACCAAGCCCTTCAAATGTTACGCAAGGCGGATCAGCTGGAGCCGGATCAGGGATATATTTTAGACAGCATTGGCTGGGCATACTACCGCCTAAAGCAGTATGACCAAGCGGTTGCGTATTTGGAAAGGGCGATTGTGCTTGAGCCGATGGAGGCGGAAATCAATGACCATTTAGGGGATATTTACTGGGCGATCAACCGTAAACGGGAAGCCTTGTTCCAATGGCAACGGGCATTGCGGTTTAATCCAGAACCTGAAACCATCCCCTTAATCCAACAAAAAATCCAGCAAGGGTTGCCGAAATGA
- a CDS encoding sulfurtransferase TusA family protein — protein MATHYLDLSGLKCPMPVIYARRQLKNLAIGDQLEMRVTDPEAPKDMEYLCQQTGQHLLKADVQANGFLIIIEKKQ, from the coding sequence ATGGCTACCCATTATTTGGATTTATCAGGGTTGAAATGCCCAATGCCGGTGATATATGCCCGGCGCCAGTTGAAAAATCTGGCTATTGGCGACCAATTGGAAATGCGGGTAACAGATCCCGAGGCGCCTAAGGATATGGAATATTTATGCCAGCAAACAGGCCAGCACCTTTTAAAGGCGGATGTGCAAGCAAACGGGTTTTTGATTATTATCGAAAAGAAACAGTAA
- the ettA gene encoding energy-dependent translational throttle protein EttA, whose protein sequence is MASYQYVYVMKAMSKMYPGGRKVLDNVWLSFLPGAKIGVLGVNGSGKSTLLKIMAGLDKDFTGEAWVATGATVGYLPQEPQLNPKKNVRENVMEGAAATKGLLDRFETVSNRLGEDITPDEMDQLIHEQSELQTQIDAVNGWDLERTIEIALDALRCPPPESAVDKLSGGERRRIALCRLLIQKPDLLLLDEPTNHLDAESVAWLEIFLQNYSGTVVAVTHDRYFLDNVAGWILELDRGRCIPWEGNYSSWLEQKQTRLAQETKQEDSRQRVLQSELEWIRQSPKARQSKSKARITAYETLLQQANQGNLEAAQIVIPAGPRLGDLVIEGIHLSKSYAQELLIEDFSFKLPAGAIVGVIGPNGAGKTTLFRMITGQEKPNGGTLRIGDSVKLGYIDQSRDSLSAQKTVWEEISNGVDEIELGKRKWPSRSYVAAFNFKGGDQQKKVGQLSGGERNRVHLAKMLKSGANVLLLDEPTNDLDVDTLRALEEALLNFAGCVVVISHDRWFLDRIATHMIAFEGDSKVVWFEGNYADYDRDRHRRLGAKADQPHRLRHKPLQRS, encoded by the coding sequence ATGGCCAGTTACCAGTATGTTTATGTGATGAAGGCAATGTCTAAGATGTATCCGGGGGGGCGCAAGGTGCTAGACAATGTTTGGTTGTCTTTCCTGCCCGGTGCCAAAATCGGCGTATTGGGGGTTAATGGTTCCGGAAAATCAACTTTACTCAAAATTATGGCAGGCTTAGATAAAGATTTTACTGGTGAAGCATGGGTTGCAACCGGCGCAACCGTTGGTTACCTGCCCCAAGAACCCCAATTAAATCCGAAAAAAAACGTCCGTGAAAATGTGATGGAGGGGGCCGCCGCCACCAAAGGGTTATTAGACCGTTTTGAAACCGTCAGCAACCGCCTGGGTGAAGACATCACCCCCGATGAAATGGATCAACTGATCCATGAACAAAGCGAATTGCAAACACAAATTGATGCGGTGAACGGCTGGGATTTAGAACGGACCATTGAAATCGCCTTGGATGCCCTGCGTTGCCCGCCCCCCGAGTCTGCAGTTGACAAATTAAGCGGCGGCGAGCGGCGGCGCATTGCCTTATGCCGGTTGCTGATCCAGAAACCGGATTTATTATTGCTTGATGAACCAACCAACCATCTAGATGCCGAATCCGTGGCCTGGCTTGAAATTTTTCTGCAAAATTATTCAGGCACCGTGGTGGCTGTCACCCATGACCGCTATTTTCTAGATAATGTGGCCGGATGGATTTTAGAATTAGACCGGGGTCGCTGTATCCCGTGGGAAGGGAATTATTCTTCCTGGCTGGAGCAAAAGCAAACCAGGCTTGCCCAGGAAACCAAACAAGAAGACAGCCGCCAGCGCGTTTTGCAAAGCGAACTTGAATGGATCCGCCAATCCCCGAAGGCGCGCCAAAGCAAGAGCAAGGCCCGTATCACGGCTTATGAAACCTTGTTACAGCAAGCGAACCAAGGCAATTTGGAAGCCGCGCAAATCGTTATTCCCGCAGGTCCCCGTTTGGGCGATTTGGTGATTGAGGGCATTCATCTTTCCAAATCGTACGCACAAGAATTACTGATTGAAGATTTTAGCTTCAAATTACCCGCCGGGGCAATTGTCGGTGTTATTGGCCCAAATGGTGCAGGTAAAACCACGCTGTTCCGGATGATTACGGGACAAGAAAAACCGAATGGCGGTACCTTACGAATTGGAGATTCCGTCAAATTGGGTTATATTGACCAAAGTCGCGACAGCTTATCTGCCCAAAAAACTGTGTGGGAGGAAATCAGCAATGGGGTGGATGAAATTGAATTAGGTAAACGCAAATGGCCAAGCCGTAGCTATGTAGCTGCTTTTAACTTCAAAGGCGGTGACCAACAAAAAAAGGTTGGGCAACTTTCAGGGGGTGAACGCAACCGGGTGCATTTAGCTAAAATGCTTAAATCAGGGGCGAATGTGTTGTTACTGGATGAGCCCACCAATGATCTGGATGTCGATACCTTGCGAGCACTTGAGGAGGCCTTGTTAAACTTTGCTGGTTGCGTCGTGGTGATCAGCCACGACCGATGGTTCTTGGACCGTATCGCAACTCACATGATTGCTTTTGAAGGAGATAGCAAAGTGGTTTGGTTTGAAGGGAATTACGCCGATTATGACCGCGACCGCCACCGGCGGTTAGGAGCTAAGGCAGACCAGCCCCATCGTTTGCGTCACAAACCCTTGCAGCGATCTTAA
- a CDS encoding TAXI family TRAP transporter solute-binding subunit, giving the protein MGLFSKKGAELGHQFSAAFKQQKYGIFFLWLRKISAAILINLVLLPSWLLSATASLVAQDVQFFRIGTDNTGTTFFPLGGVIAAAISNPAGSRSCDQGGSCGVPGLIAVAQTTRGSIANVEAVSSLQIESGLVQSDIALWAFQGSHLFSGKAALSNLRVIASLYQESLHIIVPADSTVNNISQLKGKRISLGEKDGGSYPTALVVLGSYNLDEKDFIASHSSLRQALEELRDGKIDAIFVVGGSPLPAIVDYTQTNSIRLLPIDGEGAAVLRQKYPFLGIEVIQEGSYRGVGNTVTIGISTLWVTNADIPDDVVYKITRALWITLAKKMVDANNPVVPKLRFETALNGIPIPIHPGAMKFYGELEKAKP; this is encoded by the coding sequence ATGGGGTTATTCAGTAAAAAAGGGGCGGAGCTAGGGCACCAGTTTTCTGCGGCATTCAAGCAACAGAAATACGGGATTTTTTTCCTATGGTTGCGGAAGATATCGGCAGCTATCCTCATTAATTTGGTTTTGCTGCCCAGCTGGCTTTTATCAGCAACTGCCTCGTTGGTTGCCCAAGATGTCCAGTTCTTTCGCATCGGTACCGATAATACCGGCACAACTTTTTTCCCTTTGGGCGGCGTTATCGCTGCAGCCATCAGCAATCCGGCTGGGTCGCGCAGTTGTGATCAGGGGGGCAGTTGTGGAGTGCCCGGCTTAATTGCCGTGGCTCAAACCACTAGAGGTTCCATCGCCAATGTGGAAGCTGTTTCTTCCCTGCAAATTGAATCAGGATTGGTACAGTCGGATATTGCTTTATGGGCTTTTCAGGGATCACATCTTTTCAGCGGGAAAGCTGCCTTATCCAATTTGCGGGTGATTGCCAGCCTTTACCAAGAGAGCCTGCACATCATTGTTCCTGCCGATTCAACTGTTAATAATATATCCCAGCTAAAGGGCAAAAGAATATCTTTGGGTGAAAAAGATGGCGGTAGCTATCCCACTGCTTTGGTCGTTTTAGGTTCTTATAATTTGGATGAAAAGGATTTCATCGCCAGCCACAGTTCTTTGCGCCAAGCCTTAGAAGAATTACGGGATGGCAAGATTGACGCTATTTTTGTGGTTGGGGGATCCCCGTTGCCAGCCATTGTGGATTATACCCAAACCAATAGTATCCGCTTGTTGCCGATTGATGGCGAGGGCGCTGCCGTGCTGCGCCAGAAATATCCATTTTTGGGTATTGAAGTGATCCAGGAAGGCAGTTACCGGGGAGTCGGGAATACCGTGACAATTGGGATCAGCACCTTATGGGTCACCAACGCCGATATACCCGATGATGTGGTTTATAAAATCACCCGGGCCCTTTGGATTACCCTGGCTAAAAAAATGGTTGATGCCAATAATCCGGTAGTGCCAAAACTTCGTTTTGAAACAGCTTTAAATGGGATTCCCATCCCTATCCATCCGGGGGCCATGAAGTTTTATGGCGAATTAGAAAAAGCGAAGCCTTAG
- a CDS encoding sulfate ABC transporter substrate-binding protein has protein sequence MVAPNASVAQSLLNVSYDPTREMYQEYNKLFIPYWQQKTGQKIQINMSHGGSSGQSRAVIDGLPADIVTLALSYDIDVIAEKTTLINKNWQSRLPHGSAPYVSTIVFLVRKGNPKNIKDWDDLVRPGVVVITPNPKTSGVARWNYLAAWGYALLKYSNNENQAKDFISKLFKNVPILDTGARDATNTFIRRRVGDVLINWENEALLAVERLGQDQYEIVVPSVSILAEPTVAVVDGNVDKKGTRQVAEEYLKYLYSVEAQNLLARHYYRPILPEVAAKYENIFPKLQLFTIDEMFGGWQKAMQQHFVEGASFDQLYHPGQK, from the coding sequence ATGGTTGCACCCAACGCCAGTGTTGCCCAAAGTTTATTGAATGTATCTTATGATCCCACGCGAGAGATGTACCAGGAATATAATAAATTATTTATCCCGTATTGGCAGCAAAAGACAGGCCAAAAGATCCAAATCAATATGTCACATGGCGGATCAAGCGGTCAATCGCGGGCTGTCATAGACGGGCTGCCCGCAGACATTGTGACATTGGCCCTGTCCTATGATATTGATGTCATTGCCGAAAAAACCACCCTGATCAATAAAAATTGGCAAAGCCGTTTGCCCCATGGTAGCGCCCCTTACGTCTCCACCATTGTTTTCCTGGTGCGCAAAGGCAACCCTAAAAATATTAAGGATTGGGATGATTTGGTCAGGCCAGGGGTTGTGGTAATCACTCCCAACCCGAAGACCTCGGGGGTGGCACGGTGGAATTATTTGGCAGCTTGGGGATATGCCTTGCTGAAATATAGTAATAACGAAAATCAGGCTAAAGATTTTATCAGCAAATTATTTAAAAATGTCCCAATCCTGGATACAGGTGCCCGAGATGCAACCAATACTTTCATCCGCCGCAGGGTTGGCGATGTGTTGATCAATTGGGAAAATGAAGCGTTGCTAGCGGTTGAACGACTCGGCCAAGACCAATATGAAATTGTCGTACCTTCGGTCAGTATTCTTGCAGAACCCACAGTTGCGGTGGTGGATGGCAATGTAGATAAAAAGGGCACCCGCCAGGTGGCAGAAGAATATTTGAAATACCTTTATAGTGTGGAAGCCCAAAATCTGCTGGCCCGCCATTATTATCGGCCAATTTTGCCGGAGGTAGCCGCAAAATACGAAAATATATTCCCCAAACTGCAGCTGTTCACGATTGACGAAATGTTCGGCGGCTGGCAGAAAGCCATGCAGCAACATTTTGTAGAAGGTGCCAGTTTTGACCAACTTTACCACCCGGGCCAAAAATAA